The following are encoded together in the Pedobacter steynii genome:
- a CDS encoding L,D-transpeptidase family protein — MMTSSASAQLTFKQQQLTFPRVRGAYEDSWISLQNQLKTAKFDGPLQLYIAAYKTEGLLEVWAKRTKDKEYRLFKTYKFCAHSGTLGPKVQEGDYQTPEGIYYINIFNPMSNFHLSLGVNYPNSVDKKRSGSKPTGGDIYIHGNCVTVGCIPLTDEKIKEVYVLAVEAQNSGQTQIPVHIFPFKMNKANLDKFAVKFPQQKAFWASLQPAYQLFEQHKIVPHTLISEGKYTFK, encoded by the coding sequence ATGATGACCAGTTCTGCAAGTGCACAATTAACATTTAAACAACAACAATTAACCTTTCCAAGGGTGAGAGGAGCATATGAGGATAGCTGGATCAGCTTGCAGAATCAATTGAAAACAGCAAAATTTGACGGCCCTCTTCAATTATACATTGCCGCTTATAAAACAGAAGGACTGCTGGAAGTCTGGGCAAAGAGAACCAAAGACAAAGAATACCGTCTGTTTAAAACCTATAAATTTTGTGCGCATTCCGGGACATTAGGACCGAAAGTACAGGAAGGAGATTACCAGACACCTGAAGGTATTTACTATATTAACATATTCAACCCTATGAGTAATTTCCACCTTTCTTTAGGTGTAAACTATCCCAACAGTGTAGATAAAAAAAGGAGTGGTAGCAAACCTACGGGTGGAGACATTTACATCCATGGAAATTGTGTCACCGTAGGCTGTATTCCACTTACAGATGAGAAAATTAAAGAGGTTTATGTTCTGGCCGTAGAAGCACAAAACAGTGGACAAACCCAAATTCCGGTTCACATCTTCCCCTTTAAAATGAACAAAGCCAACCTCGATAAATTTGCTGTTAAATTTCCTCAGCAAAAAGCATTTTGGGCCAGCCTTCAGCCTGCTTACCAGCTTTTCGAACAACACAAAATAGTTCCTCATACCTTAATAAGCGAAGGAAAATATACGTTCAAATAA